One genomic window of Azospirillum thermophilum includes the following:
- a CDS encoding LysR family transcriptional regulator, which yields MSTKQFPADWFLRARLKLRHMQLFLALDEHRNLHRAAASLNLSQPAASKLLCDLEDSLGVELFERHPRGIEPNWYGALMIRHARMILSELGEIGQELTALHAGHSGRVMIGTVTGPAVEYLAKAVDRLQRAHPRLRITVELENSDVLLNHVEHGRLDFALARPSKARDPSIFLYDEIGEEELSFLCRDGHPLLDLGRPVRLEDFADQLWALPPRGTLLRDRVDAMFRSAGLPAPSRVVESVSPVMLAALVAPTDTITALSRPLACLFQAPGRFAMLPFEKRFAVEPFGIVRLRGRPLSPGALTVLQEIRAAMCDADLLVGAD from the coding sequence ATGTCCACGAAGCAGTTCCCCGCCGACTGGTTCCTGCGCGCCCGGCTGAAGCTACGCCACATGCAGCTTTTCCTGGCGCTGGACGAGCACCGCAACCTGCACCGCGCCGCCGCCAGCCTCAACCTGTCGCAGCCCGCCGCCTCCAAGCTGCTGTGCGACCTGGAGGACTCGCTGGGGGTGGAGCTGTTCGAGCGCCACCCGCGCGGGATCGAGCCGAACTGGTACGGCGCCCTCATGATCCGCCACGCCCGGATGATCCTGTCGGAGCTGGGCGAGATCGGGCAGGAACTGACGGCGCTCCACGCCGGGCACAGCGGCCGGGTGATGATCGGCACGGTCACCGGCCCGGCGGTGGAGTATCTCGCCAAGGCGGTGGACCGGCTGCAGCGGGCCCACCCGCGCCTGCGCATCACGGTCGAGCTGGAGAACAGCGACGTGCTGCTGAACCATGTCGAGCATGGCCGGCTGGATTTCGCGCTGGCCCGGCCGTCCAAGGCGCGCGACCCCTCCATCTTCCTCTATGACGAGATCGGCGAGGAGGAACTGAGCTTCCTCTGTCGCGACGGCCACCCGCTGCTCGATCTCGGCCGGCCGGTCAGGCTGGAGGATTTCGCCGACCAGCTCTGGGCGCTGCCGCCGCGCGGGACCCTGCTGCGCGACCGGGTGGACGCCATGTTCCGCTCGGCCGGGCTGCCCGCGCCGTCACGGGTGGTGGAGAGCGTCTCGCCGGTCATGCTGGCGGCGCTGGTCGCGCCGACCGACACCATCACCGCCTTGTCGCGCCCGCTGGCCTGCCTGTTCCAGGCGCCGGGGCGCTTCGCCATGCTGCCCTTCGAGAAGCGTTTCGCCGTCGAGCCCTTCGGAATCGTCCGCCTGCGCGGCCGGCCGCTGTCGCCGGGCGCGCTGACCGTCCTGCAGGAGATCCGCGCCGCCATGTGCGACGCCGACCTGCTGGTCGGGGCGGACTGA
- a CDS encoding SDR family oxidoreductase, protein MTERLAGKVAVVTAAAQGIGRATAELFAREGARVVATDINGAKLAELEGRGIETRVLDVLDPQAVRRELTGIGRIDVLFNCAGIVHSGTILEAGVEDLDFAFDLNVKAMMRAIQAVLPGMLERGDGSIINMSSVASSVKGVPNRFAYSVTKAAVIGLTKSVAADFVARGIRCNAICPGTVESPSLQQRLSAQGDYETARAAFIARQPIGRIGQPEEIAELALHLATATYTTGQIHVIDGGWTM, encoded by the coding sequence ATGACGGAAAGGCTGGCCGGCAAGGTCGCGGTCGTCACCGCCGCCGCGCAGGGCATCGGCCGCGCGACGGCCGAGCTGTTCGCCCGCGAAGGTGCGCGCGTCGTCGCCACCGACATCAACGGCGCCAAGCTGGCGGAGCTGGAGGGGCGGGGAATCGAGACGCGCGTGCTCGACGTTCTCGATCCGCAGGCGGTGCGGCGGGAGCTGACCGGCATCGGCCGGATCGACGTCCTGTTCAACTGTGCCGGCATCGTCCACAGCGGCACGATCCTGGAGGCCGGCGTCGAGGATCTCGACTTCGCCTTCGACCTGAACGTCAAGGCGATGATGCGCGCCATCCAGGCCGTGCTGCCCGGGATGCTGGAGCGCGGCGACGGATCGATCATCAACATGTCGTCGGTCGCCTCCAGCGTGAAGGGCGTGCCGAACCGCTTCGCCTATTCCGTGACCAAGGCCGCGGTGATCGGGCTCACCAAATCGGTCGCGGCGGATTTCGTGGCGAGGGGCATCCGCTGCAACGCCATCTGCCCGGGCACCGTCGAGTCCCCTTCGCTCCAGCAGCGGCTGAGCGCGCAGGGGGACTATGAGACCGCCCGCGCCGCCTTCATCGCGCGCCAGCCCATCGGCCGCATCGGCCAGCCGGAGGAGATCGCCGAGCTGGCCCTGCACCTCGCGACGGCAACCTACACGACGGGACAGATTCACGTCATCGACGGCGGCTGGACGATGTGA
- a CDS encoding TRAP transporter large permease codes for MLNLQDLGIGGGSLTMFALLLGLLVTGMPLAFVTILVALIFALGWFGPMVIPIVTTRIYSFITQYVFVSVPMFVLMASILDRSGIARDLFDAMKIIGGRVRGGVAVQTLVVSVILAAMSGIIGGEIVLLGLLALPQMLRLGYDRNMAIGVVCSGGALGTMIPPSIVLIIYGLSANVSIGDLFTASFVPGLLLASLYAAYVLIRVRLNPSLAPLPDEGDGMAAADRWSLMKGLIMPLLVVVFVLGSIYGGIASVTEASAIGVAGVILSTVLRGEFSWRMLWDSALQTLSTCGMIVWIGIGASALIGVYNLMGGIRFIEGLLLNVSDTPIVIVLLMMLILGVLGMFLDWVGIALLCIPIFAPIVVKLGYDPVWFGVLFSMNMQVSFLSPPFGPAAFYLKSVAPPGITLGIIFRSLVPFIGLQILALALVLAFPWIALWWKP; via the coding sequence ATGCTTAACCTGCAGGACCTTGGCATCGGCGGCGGCAGCCTGACGATGTTCGCGCTGCTGCTCGGCCTGCTGGTCACCGGCATGCCGCTCGCCTTCGTCACCATCCTGGTGGCGCTGATCTTCGCGCTGGGATGGTTCGGGCCGATGGTGATCCCGATCGTCACCACGCGCATCTACTCCTTCATCACCCAGTACGTCTTCGTCTCGGTGCCGATGTTCGTGCTGATGGCGTCGATCCTCGACCGCTCCGGCATCGCGCGCGACCTGTTCGACGCCATGAAGATCATCGGCGGGCGGGTGCGCGGCGGCGTGGCGGTGCAGACCCTTGTGGTCTCCGTCATCCTCGCGGCGATGTCCGGCATCATCGGCGGCGAGATCGTGCTGCTGGGCCTGCTGGCGCTGCCGCAGATGCTGCGGCTGGGCTACGACCGCAACATGGCGATCGGCGTCGTCTGCTCGGGCGGCGCGCTCGGCACCATGATCCCGCCGAGCATCGTCCTCATCATCTACGGCCTGTCGGCCAACGTGTCGATCGGCGACCTCTTCACCGCCTCCTTCGTTCCGGGGCTGCTGCTCGCCTCGCTCTATGCGGCCTATGTGCTGATCCGGGTGCGGCTGAACCCGTCGCTGGCGCCGCTGCCGGACGAGGGCGACGGGATGGCCGCGGCGGACCGCTGGTCCCTGATGAAGGGGCTGATCATGCCGCTGCTGGTGGTCGTCTTCGTGCTGGGCTCGATCTACGGCGGCATCGCCTCGGTGACGGAGGCCTCGGCCATCGGCGTGGCCGGCGTGATCCTGTCCACCGTCCTGCGCGGCGAGTTCTCGTGGCGGATGCTGTGGGACAGCGCGCTGCAGACGCTGTCCACCTGCGGCATGATCGTCTGGATCGGCATCGGCGCCAGCGCGCTGATCGGCGTCTACAACCTGATGGGCGGCATCCGCTTCATCGAGGGGCTGCTGCTGAACGTCTCCGACACGCCGATCGTCATCGTGCTCTTGATGATGCTCATCCTGGGCGTGCTCGGCATGTTCCTCGACTGGGTCGGCATCGCGCTGCTGTGCATCCCGATCTTCGCCCCGATCGTGGTGAAGCTGGGGTACGATCCGGTGTGGTTCGGCGTCCTGTTCTCGATGAACATGCAGGTGTCCTTCCTGTCGCCGCCCTTCGGCCCCGCCGCCTTCTATCTGAAGAGCGTGGCGCCGCCGGGGATCACGCTGGGCATCATCTTCCGGTCCCTGGTCCCCTTCATCGGCCTCCAGATCCTGGCGTTGGCCCTGGTGCTGGCTTTTCCGTGGATCGCGCTCTGGTGGAAGCCGTGA
- a CDS encoding SMP-30/gluconolactonase/LRE family protein, translating to MSLVGDHLEYHDRRFYDLTVPIAPLETLFTGCRWAEGPVWFADGGYLVWSDIPNNRLLRWVPDLGVGVFRANSNYANGNTRDREGRLVSCEHGGRRVTRTEHDGRITVLADRFEGKRLNSPNDVVVKSDGTVWFTDPTYGILSDYEGYKAEPELAGCYVFRLDPATGDLGVVAEDFAKPNGLAFSPDERTLYVADSGVSHDPQGPHHIRAFTVGDDGRLSGGRVFAEISPGVPDGFRVDGQGNVWTSARDGVQCFAPDGALLGKVRIPQMVSNLTFGGPRRNTLFITATSTLYGLSVGVAGAARA from the coding sequence ATGTCCCTGGTTGGCGATCACCTCGAATACCACGACCGGCGCTTCTACGACCTGACGGTGCCGATTGCGCCGCTGGAGACGCTGTTCACCGGCTGCCGCTGGGCCGAGGGTCCGGTCTGGTTCGCCGACGGCGGCTATCTGGTCTGGAGCGACATTCCCAACAACCGGCTGCTGCGCTGGGTGCCGGATCTCGGCGTCGGGGTGTTCCGCGCCAACTCGAACTATGCCAACGGCAACACCCGCGACCGCGAGGGGCGGCTGGTCAGTTGCGAGCATGGCGGCCGCAGGGTGACGCGGACCGAACACGATGGGCGCATCACCGTCCTGGCCGACCGGTTCGAGGGCAAGCGGCTGAACTCGCCCAACGACGTGGTGGTGAAATCCGACGGCACGGTGTGGTTCACCGACCCGACCTACGGCATCCTCTCCGACTATGAGGGCTACAAGGCCGAGCCGGAGCTGGCGGGCTGCTACGTCTTCCGCCTCGACCCCGCGACGGGCGACCTCGGGGTGGTGGCGGAGGATTTCGCCAAGCCCAACGGTCTCGCCTTCTCGCCCGACGAGCGCACCCTGTATGTCGCGGACTCCGGGGTGTCGCACGACCCGCAGGGGCCGCACCATATCCGCGCCTTCACGGTCGGCGACGACGGGCGGCTGTCCGGCGGCCGGGTCTTCGCCGAGATCTCGCCCGGCGTGCCGGACGGCTTCCGCGTCGATGGTCAGGGCAATGTCTGGACCAGTGCCCGCGACGGCGTGCAGTGCTTCGCGCCGGACGGCGCGCTGCTCGGCAAGGTGCGGATTCCGCAGATGGTGTCCAACCTGACCTTCGGCGGTCCGCGGCGCAACACGCTGTTCATCACCGCCACCTCGACCCTCTACGGCCTCAGCGTCGGCGTGGCGGGTGCGGCGCGGGCCTGA
- a CDS encoding dihydrodipicolinate synthase family protein, translated as MTAGVEPRYRGVFPVVPTIFDERGGLDLDGQMRCVDFMIDAGSNGLCILANFSEQFVLTDEERTLLIDRILSHVAGRVPVIVTTTHFSSRACAGRSRAAQDAGAAMVMVMPPYHGATIRVPERGIHEFFRIVSDAIAIPIMIQDAPVSGTALSAPFLARMAKEIANVSYFKIEVPGAASKLRELIELGGDAIEGPWDGEEAITLLPDLDAGATGAMTGGGYPDGIRQIMDPWQAGDREAAVAAYGRWLPLINYENRQAGLIAAKALMKEGGIIASEAVRHPLQPLHPKTRAGLIETARRLDPLVLRWAR; from the coding sequence CTCGACCTCGACGGCCAGATGCGCTGCGTCGACTTCATGATCGACGCCGGCTCCAACGGCCTGTGCATCCTCGCCAACTTCTCCGAGCAGTTCGTGCTGACCGACGAGGAGCGCACGCTGCTGATCGACCGCATCCTGTCCCATGTGGCGGGGCGCGTGCCGGTGATCGTGACGACGACGCATTTCAGCTCGCGCGCCTGCGCCGGGCGCAGCCGGGCGGCGCAGGACGCCGGGGCCGCCATGGTGATGGTCATGCCGCCCTATCATGGCGCGACCATCCGGGTGCCGGAGCGCGGGATCCACGAGTTCTTCCGCATCGTCTCCGACGCCATCGCCATCCCGATCATGATCCAGGACGCCCCGGTCAGCGGCACCGCCCTGTCCGCACCCTTCCTGGCGCGCATGGCGAAGGAGATCGCCAACGTCAGCTACTTCAAGATCGAAGTGCCGGGGGCGGCCTCCAAGCTGCGCGAACTGATCGAGTTGGGCGGCGACGCCATCGAAGGGCCGTGGGACGGCGAGGAGGCGATCACCCTGCTGCCCGACCTCGACGCCGGCGCCACCGGGGCGATGACCGGCGGCGGCTATCCCGATGGCATCCGGCAGATCATGGACCCCTGGCAGGCCGGCGACCGCGAGGCCGCCGTCGCGGCCTATGGCCGCTGGCTGCCGCTGATCAACTACGAGAACCGGCAGGCGGGGCTGATCGCCGCCAAGGCGCTGATGAAGGAGGGCGGCATCATCGCCAGCGAGGCGGTGCGCCATCCGCTGCAGCCGCTGCACCCGAAGACGCGCGCCGGCCTGATCGAGACGGCCCGGCGCCTCGACCCGCTGGTCCTGCGCTGGGCGCGCTGA
- a CDS encoding sialic acid TRAP transporter substrate-binding protein SiaP, whose product MALPFTVPSAAQAQTKLKWAHVYETSEPFHTQSLWAAQEIAKRTSGRYQIDVFPASQLGKEADINQGLSLGTVDMIISGSSFAARSYPPIGVTYYPYIFRDPQHLLTYAKSDVFKTLAKGYEDKTGNHIVALSYYGTRHTTSNRPVQSCADMKGLKIRVPDAPAYLAMPKACGANPTPIAFAEVYLALQNGTVDAQENPLTTIEAKKFFEVQKQIVLTGHIIDSLNTIISKSLWTKLSPEDRQIFTEVTQEAAARSTAEIQAKEKELVEGFRQKGLTVTEVDKAEFKDAVMKAVTPESAGYRKADWEAIQALR is encoded by the coding sequence ATGGCCCTGCCGTTCACCGTTCCGTCTGCGGCCCAGGCCCAGACCAAGCTGAAATGGGCGCATGTCTACGAGACGTCGGAGCCCTTCCACACCCAGTCGCTCTGGGCGGCGCAGGAGATCGCGAAGCGCACCAGCGGCCGCTATCAGATCGACGTGTTCCCCGCCTCGCAGCTCGGCAAGGAGGCGGACATCAACCAGGGCCTGTCGCTCGGCACCGTCGACATGATCATCTCGGGGTCCAGCTTCGCGGCGCGCAGCTATCCCCCGATCGGCGTCACCTACTACCCCTACATCTTCCGCGATCCCCAGCATCTGCTGACCTACGCGAAGAGCGACGTCTTCAAGACGCTCGCCAAGGGCTACGAGGACAAGACCGGCAACCACATCGTGGCCCTGTCCTACTACGGCACGCGCCACACCACCTCCAACAGGCCCGTTCAGAGCTGCGCGGACATGAAGGGGCTGAAGATCCGCGTGCCCGATGCGCCGGCCTACCTGGCGATGCCCAAGGCCTGCGGCGCCAACCCGACGCCGATCGCCTTCGCCGAGGTCTATCTCGCCCTGCAGAACGGCACGGTCGACGCCCAGGAGAACCCGCTGACCACCATCGAGGCCAAGAAGTTCTTCGAGGTGCAGAAGCAGATCGTCCTGACCGGCCACATCATCGACAGCCTGAACACCATCATCTCCAAGAGCCTGTGGACCAAGCTGTCGCCGGAGGACCGCCAGATCTTCACCGAGGTCACGCAGGAGGCGGCGGCCCGCTCCACCGCCGAGATCCAGGCCAAGGAGAAGGAGCTGGTGGAGGGCTTCCGCCAGAAGGGCCTGACCGTCACCGAGGTCGACAAGGCGGAGTTCAAGGACGCGGTGATGAAGGCGGTGACGCCCGAAAGCGCCGGCTACCGCAAGGCCGACTGGGAGGCGATCCAGGCGCTGCGGTGA
- a CDS encoding TRAP transporter small permease has translation MTSYAKRSVPHGAGFHQPPAEEHHIQITPEELAHSFVEEAPPADLSHYAVEDWATVALFWLMAAAVFLQFFTRYILNDSLNWTEEIASYCLVALVFVGSSMCVRLSRHIQVDILYRFLPAGPARLLSTLVDVIRTAFFVYLTHLMWRLIEVVGDEMMVTVELPKGLLYYAVLGGCALMAVRSLQVTVVNWRRGHSVLEKPEAFDGKGV, from the coding sequence ATGACGAGCTACGCAAAGCGGTCGGTTCCGCACGGGGCCGGTTTCCACCAGCCTCCCGCGGAGGAACACCACATCCAGATCACGCCGGAGGAGCTGGCCCACAGCTTCGTGGAGGAGGCTCCCCCGGCGGACCTGTCGCATTACGCGGTCGAGGACTGGGCGACGGTCGCCCTGTTCTGGCTGATGGCGGCGGCGGTCTTCCTGCAGTTCTTCACCCGCTACATCCTGAACGACTCGCTGAACTGGACGGAGGAGATCGCCTCCTACTGCCTGGTGGCGCTGGTGTTCGTCGGGTCGTCCATGTGCGTGCGGCTGTCGCGCCACATCCAGGTGGACATCCTCTACCGCTTTCTGCCCGCCGGGCCGGCGCGGCTGCTCTCCACCCTGGTCGACGTGATCCGCACCGCCTTCTTCGTCTATCTGACCCACCTGATGTGGCGGCTGATCGAGGTGGTCGGCGACGAGATGATGGTCACCGTCGAGCTGCCCAAGGGGCTCCTCTACTACGCCGTGCTCGGCGGCTGCGCCCTGATGGCGGTGCGGTCGCTGCAGGTGACGGTGGTGAACTGGCGGCGCGGCCATTCGGTGCTGGAGAAGCCGGAAGCCTTCGACGGGAAGGGAGTGTAA
- a CDS encoding FadR/GntR family transcriptional regulator — MKDRDSGEQPATSRVAGVAEVLGRRIAEGRYPPDSTLPTEPELADALGVGRNAVREAVKMLAGKGLLRTSRRAGTIVQPHAEWNLLDPDLLSWSLGSPQARERLLDELMDLRWMIEPEVAAKAARRATTVQCLRMWEAFEAMERERDDPVASIDADILFHRRLFEAADSRLLLSVFTAFSVLLRVNFATANEHDNAFVSNLEEHKAVLEAVQRRDADGAAAAMRKLLTNNRADIERVRAQSRGEMAQV, encoded by the coding sequence ATGAAGGACAGGGACAGCGGGGAGCAGCCGGCGACCAGCCGCGTGGCCGGCGTGGCCGAGGTGCTCGGCCGCCGGATCGCCGAAGGGCGATACCCCCCCGACTCGACCCTGCCGACCGAGCCGGAGCTGGCCGACGCGCTGGGGGTCGGGCGCAACGCGGTGCGCGAGGCGGTGAAGATGCTGGCCGGCAAGGGGCTGCTGCGCACCAGCCGGCGCGCCGGCACCATCGTGCAGCCCCACGCGGAATGGAACCTGCTGGACCCCGACCTGCTGTCCTGGAGCCTGGGAAGCCCGCAGGCGCGCGAACGGCTGCTGGACGAGCTGATGGACCTGCGCTGGATGATCGAGCCGGAGGTGGCGGCAAAGGCCGCCCGCCGGGCGACGACCGTGCAGTGCCTGCGCATGTGGGAGGCGTTCGAGGCGATGGAGCGCGAGCGGGACGACCCCGTCGCGTCGATCGACGCCGACATCCTGTTCCACCGCCGCCTGTTCGAGGCCGCCGACAGCCGCCTGCTGCTCAGCGTCTTCACCGCCTTCTCGGTCCTGCTGCGCGTGAACTTCGCCACCGCGAACGAGCACGACAACGCCTTCGTCTCGAACCTGGAGGAGCACAAGGCCGTGCTGGAGGCGGTGCAGCGCCGCGACGCGGACGGGGCGGCGGCGGCGATGCGCAAGCTGCTGACCAACAACCGCGCCGACATCGAGCGGGTGCGGGCGCAGTCCCGCGGCGAGATGGCGCAGGTCTGA
- a CDS encoding TRAP transporter small permease subunit: protein METQHDGGAAPPGQPTDRLSAVIAWIGRYLCILFIVSTAVSVYEIVMRYLFNSPTVWVHETTTTLTAICFAFGGAYCLATDKHIRVVLIYDHVGPRVRRWMDIVISLVGAGVCGLMAYASWGMAWKSLFTPSGAFRIETSGSAWNPPSPALLKPFLFLILVVMTLQFLLQMWRHIRRPPGDVHHGQPGAGVYEDA, encoded by the coding sequence ATGGAGACGCAGCATGACGGCGGGGCCGCGCCGCCGGGCCAGCCGACGGACCGCCTGTCCGCGGTCATCGCCTGGATAGGGCGCTATCTCTGCATCCTGTTCATCGTCAGCACGGCGGTCTCGGTCTACGAGATCGTCATGCGCTACCTGTTCAATTCGCCGACGGTCTGGGTCCACGAGACGACGACCACGCTGACGGCGATCTGCTTCGCCTTCGGCGGGGCCTATTGCCTGGCGACCGACAAGCACATCCGCGTCGTCCTGATCTACGACCATGTCGGCCCCCGGGTCCGGCGCTGGATGGACATCGTCATCAGCCTCGTCGGCGCGGGGGTGTGCGGGCTGATGGCCTACGCCTCCTGGGGCATGGCCTGGAAGTCGCTGTTCACCCCGTCCGGCGCCTTCCGGATCGAGACCAGCGGCAGCGCCTGGAACCCGCCCTCTCCGGCCCTGCTGAAGCCCTTCCTGTTCCTGATCCTGGTGGTGATGACGCTGCAGTTCCTGCTGCAGATGTGGCGCCACATCCGTCGCCCGCCCGGCGACGTCCATCACGGCCAGCCCGGCGCGGGGGTTTACGAGGATGCTTAA
- a CDS encoding TRAP transporter substrate-binding protein, with product MSKLLSAAAAASLVAMAALSGPAMAQGKGKTYELRFQSSDTSGALAFQIARDWAERVGKMSGGRIRIEMMPVGSVVEYSETLEAVGAGILQGHVTDSSYFTGKDPAFALIANPVGAWSDPNDMLNFFNYGGGREVYNQIVNPYGVQFIGASAAAVESIASRVPIDKVADLKGLKIRAPEGLVQSTFAAAGASPVNLPQSEVFTSLDKGVIEAADATTLATNDSMGLHDIAKHPLWPGFHSLPIVDISINKAIWDEMPEDLKTILTVSVNDLARDSVSRVAMMDKKVAAKLRARGDVTIHDWPLEERQKFRQIAQSQWAKFAERSPNAQKVYQALTAYLKDQGLL from the coding sequence ATGAGCAAACTTTTGTCGGCCGCGGCGGCGGCATCGCTCGTGGCCATGGCCGCGCTGTCCGGCCCGGCCATGGCGCAGGGCAAGGGCAAGACCTACGAGCTGCGTTTCCAGTCCAGCGACACGTCCGGCGCGCTCGCCTTCCAGATCGCCAGGGACTGGGCCGAGCGTGTCGGCAAGATGAGCGGCGGCCGCATCAGGATCGAGATGATGCCGGTGGGCTCCGTCGTCGAATACAGCGAGACGCTGGAGGCGGTGGGCGCCGGCATCCTGCAGGGCCACGTCACCGACAGCTCCTACTTCACCGGCAAGGATCCGGCCTTCGCGCTGATCGCCAACCCGGTGGGGGCGTGGAGCGACCCCAACGACATGCTGAACTTCTTCAACTACGGCGGCGGGCGCGAGGTCTACAACCAGATCGTCAATCCCTACGGCGTGCAGTTCATCGGCGCCTCGGCGGCGGCGGTCGAATCCATCGCCTCGCGCGTGCCGATCGACAAGGTCGCCGACCTCAAGGGGCTGAAGATCCGCGCGCCGGAAGGGCTGGTGCAGTCCACCTTCGCCGCCGCCGGCGCCTCGCCGGTGAACCTGCCGCAGTCGGAGGTCTTCACCTCGCTCGACAAGGGCGTCATCGAGGCGGCCGACGCCACCACGCTCGCCACCAACGACTCCATGGGCCTTCACGACATCGCCAAGCACCCGCTCTGGCCCGGCTTCCACTCGCTGCCGATCGTCGACATCTCGATCAACAAGGCGATCTGGGACGAGATGCCGGAGGATCTGAAGACCATCCTCACCGTGTCGGTCAACGACCTCGCCCGCGACAGCGTCTCGCGGGTCGCCATGATGGACAAGAAGGTCGCGGCCAAGCTGCGCGCCCGCGGCGACGTGACCATCCATGACTGGCCGCTGGAGGAGCGGCAGAAGTTCCGCCAGATCGCCCAGTCGCAGTGGGCCAAGTTCGCCGAGCGCTCCCCCAACGCGCAGAAGGTCTACCAGGCCCTGACGGCCTATCTGAAGGACCAGGGGCTGCTCTGA
- a CDS encoding aldehyde dehydrogenase (NADP(+)), with translation MTTLTGEMLIGSSSIRGSDAEFHAVNPATGERMEPAFGGGTRAEVDRACDLAWAAFDAYRETDAESRARFLEAIAQAIIDIGDPLIERAMAESGLPRARLEGERARTAGQLRLFAEVLREGSWPELRFDTPLPDRKPLPRPDLRQRHIAVGPVAVFGASNFPLAFSVAGGDTASALAAGCPVVVKAHPAHPGTSELVGRAVQAAATACGMPEGVFSMLVGTGNQIGTDLVAHRHIKAVGFTGSRRGGLALMGVAAARPEPIPVYAEMSSVNPFILMPGALARRAEAIGKGFVGSLTMGAGQFCTNPGLVLAVGGDGLDAFLAAAADALGGVQPATMLTPGIHAAYTAGLEKLAGNPTVREVGRGCACNGPNQSQAALFVTEAASFLSDPALEEENFGSSSLVVRCPDLATLRTVVEHIEGQLTATIHMEESDTGEVRALLPVLERRVGRILVNGYPTGVEVGHAMVHGGPFPATSDGRTTSVGTLAIRRFLRPVCYQDLPQALLPEALRDGNPLKLWRRVDGMLTRD, from the coding sequence ATGACGACACTCACCGGCGAGATGCTGATCGGCTCGTCCAGCATCCGCGGCAGCGACGCCGAGTTCCACGCGGTGAATCCCGCGACCGGAGAGCGGATGGAGCCGGCCTTCGGCGGCGGGACCAGGGCGGAGGTCGACCGTGCCTGCGATCTGGCCTGGGCCGCCTTCGACGCCTATCGCGAGACCGACGCCGAGAGCCGCGCGCGCTTCCTGGAAGCTATCGCGCAGGCCATCATCGACATCGGCGACCCGCTGATCGAGCGCGCCATGGCCGAAAGCGGCCTGCCGCGCGCCCGGCTGGAGGGCGAGCGGGCGCGCACCGCCGGGCAGCTCCGCCTGTTCGCCGAGGTGCTGCGCGAGGGAAGCTGGCCGGAGCTGCGCTTCGACACGCCGCTGCCCGACCGCAAGCCCCTGCCGCGGCCCGACCTGCGCCAGCGCCACATCGCCGTCGGCCCCGTCGCCGTCTTCGGCGCCAGCAACTTCCCGCTGGCCTTCTCGGTGGCCGGGGGCGACACCGCCTCGGCGCTGGCCGCCGGCTGCCCGGTGGTGGTGAAGGCGCACCCCGCCCATCCCGGCACGTCGGAGCTGGTCGGCCGGGCCGTCCAGGCGGCCGCGACGGCCTGCGGCATGCCGGAGGGCGTCTTCTCCATGCTGGTCGGGACGGGCAACCAGATCGGCACCGACCTCGTCGCGCACCGCCACATCAAGGCGGTGGGCTTCACCGGCTCCCGCCGCGGCGGGCTGGCGCTGATGGGGGTGGCGGCGGCACGGCCGGAGCCGATCCCGGTCTATGCGGAGATGAGCAGCGTCAATCCCTTCATCCTGATGCCCGGCGCGCTGGCCCGGCGGGCCGAGGCGATCGGCAAGGGGTTCGTCGGGTCGCTCACCATGGGGGCCGGGCAGTTCTGCACCAATCCCGGCCTCGTCCTGGCGGTCGGGGGAGACGGGCTGGACGCGTTCCTGGCCGCGGCGGCGGACGCGCTCGGCGGCGTGCAGCCGGCGACCATGCTGACGCCCGGCATCCATGCCGCCTACACGGCCGGGCTGGAAAAGCTGGCGGGCAATCCGACGGTGCGGGAGGTGGGGCGCGGCTGCGCCTGCAATGGCCCGAACCAGAGCCAGGCCGCGCTGTTCGTCACGGAGGCCGCGAGCTTCCTGTCCGATCCGGCGCTGGAGGAGGAGAATTTCGGCTCCTCCTCCCTCGTCGTCCGCTGCCCCGACCTCGCGACGCTGCGCACCGTGGTGGAGCATATCGAAGGCCAGCTCACCGCCACCATCCACATGGAGGAGAGCGACACCGGGGAGGTGCGCGCCCTGCTGCCGGTGCTGGAGCGGCGGGTCGGCCGCATCCTGGTCAACGGCTACCCGACGGGGGTGGAGGTCGGCCACGCCATGGTGCATGGCGGCCCCTTCCCCGCCACCTCCGACGGGCGCACCACGTCGGTCGGCACGCTGGCGATCCGCCGGTTCCTGCGGCCGGTCTGCTACCAGGACCTGCCGCAGGCCCTGCTGCCGGAGGCCCTGCGCGACGGCAATCCGCTGAAGCTCTGGCGGCGGGTGGACGGGATGCTCACCCGCGACTGA